In Paenibacillus guangzhouensis, a single window of DNA contains:
- a CDS encoding purine-nucleoside phosphorylase — translation MHHLEQIIEARDFLMNKTDYRPTIGMILGSGLGTLADEIENPFRIPYSEIPHFAKSGAVGHANELVIGQLQGKTVVAMKGRFHYYEGFTLDEVTFPVRVMKALGVESILITNACGAINTSFKPGDLMLITDHINLVGTNPLIGPNNDALGTRFPDVSQVYNRELRALAAEVAKEQDMSLQEGVYAWWSGPAYETPAEIRMIRTLGADAVGMSTVPEAVVAVHGGMKVLGISCLTNMACGILDQPLNHEEVIEVAGQVRAKFVTLVKGILRQMN, via the coding sequence ATGCATCACTTAGAGCAAATTATCGAGGCACGCGACTTTCTCATGAACAAGACGGATTATCGCCCAACGATCGGGATGATTTTAGGATCTGGCTTAGGCACACTTGCCGACGAGATTGAAAACCCTTTCAGAATTCCATATAGCGAAATTCCGCATTTTGCAAAATCCGGTGCCGTAGGCCATGCAAATGAACTGGTCATTGGTCAACTTCAAGGCAAGACCGTTGTCGCGATGAAGGGACGGTTCCATTACTACGAAGGCTTCACGCTTGATGAAGTGACGTTCCCCGTTCGGGTCATGAAGGCGCTGGGCGTGGAGAGCATTCTAATCACGAACGCTTGCGGCGCTATCAATACATCGTTCAAGCCAGGGGATCTGATGCTGATTACGGATCACATCAATCTCGTAGGTACCAACCCGCTAATCGGACCGAACAACGATGCGCTCGGTACACGCTTCCCGGATGTCTCCCAAGTATATAACCGTGAACTCCGTGCGCTTGCGGCTGAAGTAGCAAAGGAGCAGGACATGAGCTTGCAAGAGGGCGTCTATGCCTGGTGGAGCGGTCCTGCGTATGAGACGCCAGCTGAGATTCGGATGATCCGTACGCTCGGCGCAGATGCCGTCGGCATGTCGACCGTTCCTGAAGCAGTCGTTGCGGTGCATGGTGGGATGAAAGTGCTCGGCATTTCCTGCCTTACCAATATGGCGTGCGGCATTCTCGATCAACCGCTCAACCATGAAGAAGTCATCGAAGTCGCTGGCCAAGTAAGAGCGAAGTTCGTCACACTTGTTAAAGGCATTTTGCGCCAAATGAATTAA